The following are encoded together in the Capsulimonas corticalis genome:
- a CDS encoding helix-turn-helix domain-containing protein: MKREHIAWQWLENNGPIYAGHERLLHGHRVMRPSGTDDWQILATTDGQGVFCGVIDLPVAVGSIVLVPPGRRQEYRAEGTFWEYTWIHFQPQKEWVELMQWPQHDGALMEIRIAEASPWQSIISDMERVVQYSKELFHRKQHFMSNALEAALLQCDLWNPLSRHHNTDPRILAAMDFMRENFDRDISLPDLAERHCMSVSNLSHLFRKHVGIGPMKYLDIQRLEHARAMLENTDEAVNKIASQVGFDFCYFSLHFKKYTMFSPRAYRARFRAVKIAKARAANIADE; this comes from the coding sequence ATGAAACGAGAGCATATCGCCTGGCAATGGCTGGAAAATAACGGCCCGATTTACGCGGGGCACGAGCGCCTGCTTCACGGGCATCGAGTGATGCGCCCGTCCGGAACCGACGACTGGCAGATCCTGGCGACGACCGACGGACAGGGGGTATTCTGCGGCGTCATCGACCTGCCTGTCGCCGTCGGCTCGATCGTCCTGGTTCCGCCCGGCAGGCGACAGGAGTACAGGGCCGAAGGAACGTTCTGGGAGTATACCTGGATTCATTTTCAGCCGCAGAAGGAGTGGGTGGAGCTCATGCAATGGCCCCAGCATGACGGCGCTCTGATGGAAATCAGGATTGCGGAAGCGTCGCCATGGCAAAGCATCATTTCGGACATGGAAAGGGTCGTCCAATACTCGAAGGAGCTGTTCCATCGCAAGCAGCACTTTATGTCGAACGCCCTGGAGGCGGCGCTGCTCCAGTGCGATCTGTGGAACCCGCTGTCCCGGCATCACAATACCGATCCACGGATTTTGGCGGCCATGGACTTTATGCGCGAGAACTTCGACCGCGATATTTCGCTGCCGGATCTGGCCGAACGGCATTGTATGTCGGTTTCGAACCTGTCGCACTTATTCCGCAAGCACGTGGGGATCGGCCCGATGAAGTATCTCGACATCCAGCGCTTGGAGCACGCCCGCGCGATGCTGGAAAACACGGACGAGGCCGTCAATAAAATCGCGAGCCAGGTCGGCTTCGACTTCTGCTACTTCTCTCTGCACTTTAAGAAATACACCATGTTCAGCCCCCGCGCTTACCGCGCCCGCTTTCGCGCGGTGAAGATAGCAAAAGCACGCGCGGCAAACATCGCGGACGAATAA
- the galA gene encoding beta-galactosidase GalA: MPTSALQRAAIVAAAATAFLPAVGHAADSSARERILFDGDWRFRQDPATLPPLQDGAAVAGWRWKAADSPASEELAATGVTTSGAGWADAAVGQDIFSGKSGFAWIRATLPDLAGPGRTLRFGGVDDNADVYVNGKKLIHHEGWNQAFDVPLDDVWNAAGPNVVAVRVENGQGAGGLSKGVSVGLAPIVAGAPTTSPSDPKFRDFNWRKVHLPHDYCVEGTFTPDGDASHGSLIPTSAWYRKTFTLPASDQGKSLWIDFDGVYRRTEVYLNGHLLGAHACGYTPFRFDLSKDAVYGGKNVISVHVDPTQAEGWWYEGAGIYRHVWLNKAAPAHVAPWGTFVASDVKDALGKPSASLTITTTVANDGAASDAVVVSSVFGPDGKQAAQTKSSVSLTAGASTDLTQTVSLASARLWSLQKPQLYRLHTEVVQGGKVIDTEDTSFGVRSIRWDAEKGFFLNEKPVKIQGVCNHQDFAGVGVAVPDTLQYWRVRKLQSMGANAWRTSHNPPNIAVLDACDKLGMLVMDENRHLGDTEDGKASMTTPYEDLAEVQTMVRRDRNHPSIILWSMCNEEGIQSTEHGAKIFSAMRDAVRKYDATRPVSCAMNGGYDSAVGITSVEDLQGINYNPSAYDWFHKAHPTLPLYGSETASQVATRGIYSWDTFKNDTGSFTGVPEKGYVSAYDVNAPNWAETAENAWKPIGERSYVAGGFVWTGFDYKGEPTPFGWPDVNSNFGVIDMAGFPKDTYWYYQSVWGDKPVTHVLPHWNWAGKEGQTVKVWAFSNADSVELFVNGQSLGKKPVPHLGHLEWDAVYAPGTLEARGYDASGKVVSSDKVETAGAPAALTLTTDRTQIAPDGEDLTVVEVRVVDDKGRVVPASDDLISFEVTGVGHIAGVGNGNPSDHDPDQAPTRHAFHGLAAVLVAAGEAKGAIHLTATAPGLKPASLDLEAK; this comes from the coding sequence ATGCCAACTTCAGCTCTCCAAAGGGCCGCGATTGTCGCTGCGGCGGCCACCGCGTTTCTGCCCGCCGTCGGCCATGCCGCCGACTCTTCCGCGCGGGAGCGGATCTTATTCGATGGGGACTGGCGCTTCCGCCAGGATCCCGCCACGCTCCCTCCGCTTCAGGACGGCGCCGCCGTCGCCGGCTGGCGCTGGAAGGCGGCGGACTCGCCGGCGTCGGAAGAACTCGCCGCGACGGGCGTGACGACCTCGGGCGCTGGCTGGGCGGACGCCGCCGTGGGGCAGGATATTTTCTCCGGCAAATCTGGATTTGCGTGGATCCGCGCCACGCTGCCGGACCTCGCGGGGCCGGGACGCACGCTGCGCTTCGGGGGCGTGGATGACAACGCCGACGTTTATGTCAACGGCAAGAAGCTGATCCATCACGAGGGCTGGAACCAGGCGTTTGACGTCCCTCTAGACGATGTGTGGAACGCCGCCGGCCCGAACGTCGTCGCCGTGCGCGTCGAAAACGGGCAGGGCGCCGGCGGCCTCTCCAAGGGCGTCTCCGTTGGACTCGCGCCGATCGTGGCGGGCGCGCCCACGACCAGCCCGAGCGACCCCAAGTTCCGGGATTTCAACTGGCGCAAGGTGCATCTGCCGCATGATTATTGTGTCGAGGGGACGTTTACGCCGGACGGCGACGCCAGCCATGGCTCGCTGATCCCCACGTCCGCATGGTACCGCAAGACATTTACGCTGCCGGCGTCCGATCAGGGCAAGAGCCTCTGGATCGATTTCGACGGCGTGTATCGCCGGACGGAAGTTTACCTCAACGGCCATCTCCTGGGCGCCCATGCGTGCGGCTATACGCCGTTCCGCTTCGATCTCTCCAAAGACGCCGTTTATGGCGGCAAGAATGTGATTTCCGTCCATGTCGATCCCACCCAGGCCGAGGGCTGGTGGTATGAAGGCGCGGGCATCTACCGGCATGTCTGGCTCAACAAGGCCGCGCCCGCGCATGTCGCGCCCTGGGGAACGTTCGTCGCTTCCGATGTGAAGGACGCGCTTGGCAAACCGTCGGCGTCGCTGACGATCACTACGACGGTGGCGAACGACGGCGCGGCTTCCGACGCCGTGGTCGTCTCCAGTGTGTTCGGGCCCGATGGGAAGCAGGCGGCGCAAACCAAATCTTCGGTCTCGCTGACCGCGGGCGCCTCGACGGATCTCACGCAGACCGTCTCGCTCGCCTCCGCGCGCCTCTGGTCTCTCCAGAAGCCGCAGCTTTACCGCCTGCACACCGAAGTGGTGCAGGGCGGCAAGGTGATCGATACGGAAGACACAAGTTTCGGCGTGCGCTCGATCCGGTGGGACGCCGAGAAGGGCTTCTTCCTGAACGAGAAGCCGGTCAAGATCCAGGGCGTCTGCAACCATCAGGACTTCGCCGGCGTCGGCGTCGCCGTTCCCGATACGCTGCAATACTGGCGCGTCCGCAAGCTCCAGTCGATGGGCGCGAACGCCTGGCGCACCTCGCACAATCCTCCGAACATCGCCGTGCTGGACGCCTGCGATAAGCTCGGCATGCTGGTGATGGATGAAAACCGGCATCTGGGCGACACTGAAGACGGCAAGGCGAGCATGACCACGCCGTACGAAGACCTTGCCGAAGTGCAGACCATGGTGCGGCGTGATCGCAATCACCCCAGCATTATCCTCTGGTCGATGTGCAACGAAGAGGGAATCCAGAGCACGGAGCACGGCGCCAAGATCTTCAGCGCCATGCGTGACGCCGTGCGCAAATACGACGCCACGCGTCCCGTCTCGTGCGCCATGAACGGCGGCTACGATTCCGCAGTCGGCATCACCTCCGTCGAAGATCTCCAGGGGATCAACTACAACCCCAGTGCTTACGATTGGTTCCACAAGGCGCACCCCACGCTGCCGCTCTACGGCAGCGAGACGGCCAGCCAGGTCGCGACGCGCGGAATCTACAGCTGGGATACATTCAAGAACGACACGGGATCGTTCACGGGAGTTCCGGAAAAGGGCTATGTGAGCGCCTACGACGTCAACGCCCCCAATTGGGCGGAAACGGCGGAGAACGCCTGGAAGCCCATCGGCGAGCGCTCCTATGTCGCCGGCGGCTTCGTCTGGACCGGCTTCGACTACAAAGGCGAGCCGACGCCGTTTGGCTGGCCGGACGTCAACTCGAACTTCGGCGTGATCGACATGGCCGGCTTCCCCAAGGACACTTACTGGTACTATCAGTCGGTTTGGGGCGACAAGCCCGTCACCCACGTCCTGCCGCACTGGAACTGGGCCGGCAAGGAGGGGCAGACGGTCAAAGTCTGGGCCTTCAGCAACGCCGACAGTGTCGAGCTGTTCGTGAACGGTCAGAGCCTTGGCAAGAAGCCCGTTCCGCATCTCGGCCATCTGGAGTGGGACGCCGTTTATGCGCCGGGAACGCTGGAGGCGCGCGGTTACGATGCGTCCGGTAAAGTCGTCTCGTCCGACAAAGTCGAGACGGCGGGCGCGCCGGCGGCGCTGACGCTGACGACCGACCGCACACAGATCGCGCCCGATGGCGAGGACCTGACGGTGGTCGAAGTGCGCGTCGTCGACGACAAAGGCCGCGTCGTGCCCGCCTCCGACGATCTCATCTCCTTTGAAGTCACGGGCGTCGGCCACATCGCCGGTGTCGGCAACGGCAATCCCAGCGATCACGATCCAGACCAGGCGCCGACCCGCCACGCCTTCCACGGCCTGGCGGCCGTCCTCGTCGCCGCCGGCGAAGCCAAGGGCGCGATCCACCTCACCGCCACCGCGCCGGGCCTCAAGCCCGCGTCTCTTGACCTGGAAGCGAAGTAA